In the Periophthalmus magnuspinnatus isolate fPerMag1 chromosome 4, fPerMag1.2.pri, whole genome shotgun sequence genome, one interval contains:
- the LOC117369930 gene encoding uncharacterized protein LOC117369930 — protein sequence MFERDMSQSTHRAPQSTSRAPQTTPRAPPEHPRPPPEHLQSTHRAPPEHPQNTHRAPTEHLQSTPDHPQSTSRAPTEHLQSTPDHPQSTSRAPTEHPQSTSRAPQSTSRAPQTTPRAPPEHPQSTSRAPQTTPRAPPEHPQSTSRAPPEHPRPPPEHLQSTHRAPPEHLQSTPDHPQSTPEHTQNTPEHPQSTPEHPPEHPRAPTEHPQSTSRAPTEHLQSTPRAPQSTHRAPQSTSKPPPERPQSTPDHPQSTHSAPPEHPQCTPEHPKSTSKPSPERPHGTHRATPQSDPRASPEHPRAPTEYPKSTSRAIPRAPPERPQSTSRAPPERPQSTSRAPPERPQSTHRAPSERLKSDPPEHSRAPIEHLQSAPRAPPERPQSDPPERLQSTSRAPQSTSRAPPVFSARTEPSCGLRHIHLRS from the coding sequence ATGTTTGAGAGAGACATGTCCCAGAGCACCCACAGGGCACCCCAGAGCACCTCCAGAGCACCCCAGACCACCCCCAGAGCACCTCCAGAGCACCCCAGACCACCCCCAGAGCACCTCCAAAGCACCCACAGAGCACCTCCAGAGCACCCACAGAACACCCACAGAGCACCCACAGAGCACCTCCAGAGCACCCCAGACCACCCCCAGAGCACCTCCAGAGCACCCACAGAGCACCTCCAGAGCACCCCAGACCACCCCCAGAGCACCTCCAGAGCACCCACAGAGCACCCACAGAGCACCTCCAGAGCACCCCAGAGCACCTCCAGAGCACCCCAGACCACCCCCAGAGCACCTCCAGAGCACCCACAGAGCACCTCCAGAGCACCCCAGACCACCCCCAGAGCACCTCCAGAGCACCCACAGAGCACCTCCAGAGCACCTCCAGAGCACCCCAGACCACCCCCAGAGCACCTCCAAAGCACCCACAGAGCACCTCCAGAGCACCTCCAGAGCACCCCAGACCACCCCCAGAGCAccccagagcacacacagaacacCCCAGAGCACCCACAGAGCACCCCAGAGCATCCCCCAGAGCACCCCAGAGCACCCACAGAGCACCCACAGAGCACCTCCAGAGCACCCACAGAGCACCTCCAGAGCACCCCAAGAGCACCCCAGAGCACCCACAGAGCACCCCAGAGCACCTCCAAACCCCCCCCAGAGCGCCCTCAGAGCACCCCAGACCACCCCCAGAGCACCCACAGTGCACCTCCAGAGCACCCACAGTGCACCCCAGAGCACCCCAAGAGCACCTCCAAACCCTCCCCAGAGCGTCCCCATGGCACCCACAGAGCGACCCCCCAGAGCGACCCCAGAGCATCCCCAGAGCACCCCAGAGCACCCACAGAGTACCCCAAGAGCACCTCCAGAGCAATCCCCAGAGCGCCTCCAGAGCGTCCCCAGAGCACCTCCAGAGCACCCCCAGAGCGTCCCCAGAGCACCTCCAGAGCACCCCCAGAGCGTCCCCAGAGCACCCACAGAGCACCCTCAGAGCGCCTCAAGAGCGACCCCCCAGAGCACTCCAGAGCACCCATAGAGCACCTCCAGAGTGCCCCAAGAGCACCTCCAGAGCGCCCCCAGAGCGACCCCCCAGAGCGCCTCCAGAGCACCTCCAGAGCACCCCAGAGCACCTCCAGAGCGCCCCCCGTCTTCTCTGCAAGGACAGAACCCTCCTGTGGGCTGAGACACATCCATTTGAGATCATAA